CATTGCCAACTCCACCCTGCCCCTGTACCCCCACACAGAATCGTATCCCCGACGTATCCCCGTCTGCTTAACACTACTACTACTTCAAACCCTTGCCACATCATCCAAGCCTGAATATGCTCCCCAGACTATCTTTTCTGCCCATTTCATAGTTAGGTACAACGATGAACAAGAATTCTTATCCAGTGGAGGAACCACGTCCCACCATCATTTACCAAGATCTTTGTATCATTTTGTGCATATCAGAGATGGTGATTTTTGTCAGTGAATGGAATTTAAGGGGAATTGGTGGCTTTgagaatcaattttttttttttctcctaaggcATTCTGTTTCCATACTGTTCTGGACTCTTTCTGTACTAGTGCCAAGCAGGCAAATGTCACCTTCGAATCCCAGGAGAAGATGTGTTGATCAGCCTtccagaccccccacccccatgcaaaGATGCTTAGTACCATGGCCAGCTAACTGGCTCTGATTCCTCTGGATGCCACCAGCCCTCCTCCCTGGCTGGACTCGTGCCAGTCTACTTAAGGAGATAATTGACCACAGGCCAGCTTGACTGACAGCCTTCCTAAGTGCCAGATGCCAACTGTGCCGGTTCTGGAGAGCCTGTTCTCCTAGCGACTACAGCTAAAATAGCtttgtcctccctctgcccttagcTCTTGTCTCTGCTTCCCAAGGAAATATACTCAAACGGATGATTCCAAGCTGTTTCCCTCTTATTTACTGTAAAGATATCTACACTGAAATCTCTCTTGTCTCATTGCTTCTGCCCATCGTGCTCAGGGTACCGTGCATGCAGGTGAGTGGGATACAGGCTAAGCAGCCCTATTCTTTTTTATCATCCTGGAAAGCAGGATTCTCTCCCCTAATGGTTTTATTAAACCACCACAAATGATTTTATTAAACATGTGAACTGAGATGGTCATACCTGCTTATTGTCTCTACTTGCATCTCACTTCTATCCAGATTTTACTTTCCCTCTATCTCAACCTGTCGCTAGAGAGAGAATCCTGTGAGTTCAGATGAGATCACATACTCAGCTGAGAGGGTTACCAAAATAGTACCATcaatttattattcttattagcTTTTGTACTTCTCTATATACTTTGATTATTACCAGgacaatactttttttctttttttaaatggcctGAACCCTATGAACATGTTTAAAATAAGCACCGGATCTGGTTCCAATGTCTTTAAATGGGTGTTTTATGGCATCTGGCTATGAAAATCTTGATTCTGGTGATGAGCAGTGAGCCTCAGGCCTGGGGTCCTCCCAGCCCTGGTATCTCAGAGGTCTGCCAAGACTAATCCTGCCAGGTTCCTGGCTTGCGAATGGGGTAGTAATTGCTTAGGTGGATAAAGCCCCACACAATACAGTCAgactcctgatcccatcttagtTAAGAGGGGTCTTCAGGACAGGGTTAGTGTCTGGGGCTTCAATTGGAACCTCCCCTGGGATCAGAGTTTTGGCAGAAAGCTCCCCCCTCCCTTATTTATTTGCATGAATTCCCAGGTTCTCTACTCTCAGTGCCAAGCATTGTTTCCTTTGGGTACCTGGATCTCCTGCTAGATAAAAATTCGAGTAGAATTATCTCTAAGTTCACTTggccttcccttctcctttttctcttttcttccagtaAATACTAAACACCCTTGTTTTCCACACAGAGGCAGGTGGGAGTTCGCTCAGCGGGGCCAGGAAAGCTGTGAGGGACAGTTGCTCATTTCCTGCAGCTGGGCCCACAGCTACCGCTTAGGCCAGCTTTGTGGGTGCTAAAGGACACTTTGGGCTGTGCCCCTTTCCTGGAAATGGGGCCCTGGCCACCGCTAAAATCACACCTTTTGGACAGCTGGACCAGAAGGAAGGAGTGTTCTTTTGAACAAACCCCTGGGATTCAATTGCTCTTTCCAGCCAATGGACTCGTCTAAACTAGGGGTCCTGACCCCAGGACTTCTAGGCACCCACTCATCCAGAGGAGGacaaagaagccagactcaaaagttTCTCCAAATCTGTGACCCCTCCCATGTCAGTGTCccccccttcttttctctctttccactgCATCAGACTAGTGAAGAGGGAAACCCTGCAGAAACCCTTACAGAGTCTCAAGTTGGAAGAAGTGGGTACACTAGTTGTTTGGGCTTGCAAGGACTTGGTGACCTAAACCTCGGCTGCACGCTGAGATGCAACTTGTAAATAAGGCATGCGTGGAAACACCTACTTTAAGATATAACCAAAATccgcaccaccccccccccggcccccacccctccccccagtgtCATTACTGTGTGCTGGTCATCTTGTAGGTCCTTTATTTTCTTCGGAGGAAAGGTTAGAGGAGGCTTCTGTTGGGCCTGGCTGGGCATAGGGAAGTCGGTTCAAGATGGAGCCCTGTCCGAAGTCGGAGAGCAGACAGCCGGCCGTGGCTTCCCCGACCCGCACCGGGCCGGGCCGCCTCGCCAGCTCCCCGCGCGGCTCGGCAGCCGCCGCAGCCCGCAGGTTCCCTCCTGGGAGAGCGGACCGCGGGGCCGGGGGTTCTCGCCCGCCCAGCGCTCTGCGGCTCCGGGTCCCAGGCTGCCGCCGCCTCCCGAGGCCCTGCTCCCCGAGCGGGAGCGCAACAGGTCCTCCAGGCTTCGGTGGCGGGGCTCGCGCTCCTTGTCAGTGTCTGCCGCGGTGGCGGTGGCAGGGACCCGGCACCGACTTCCCCGCCCCGGTCTATCTTCCAGACTTAAGGGGGCGCCGCAGGGCATCTACCCAAGGGTACGGAGTCCCCGGCGTGGCCCGCCCTCCAGGCCCTTAGGAAAGGAGAAGGGTgttgggtggtggtgatggtgaacTGACGTGAACCTCAAATGGGAACAAAAAATGCCCTGTTGCGGGTGTTTTGCTAATGCGGTTCCCTGTCCTGAGGTGGCCTGGGGATCCGGAGGCCAGCATAAGGCTGGTGGAATTCCAGAAGGTAATTGCGCCAACGGATAATAGGACCAATGGAGGACGCTTGTCCCTGGTGGCGGCTCTCCTGTGAACTCACCCCCTACGAGGCTCTGAAGTTGAGAaataaaggggaggggaggatttGAAAAGTCCCTTGACCGCCCAGTGGCTGCTCAGATTGCCGCCTCCTCTCCTGAGAAGCGCAACATCTTCACACCTGCCGCGGCGTATCCAGAGAGAAGCTTTAATGGAGAACACCGCGTACAACACCGGCAGACATGAACTTGTTACAAAGTCACAACGCGAACGCGGCGCGGACACAAGCCCAAGGTGACTCAGAGGCAAAGGGCAGCTGCCTCCTCCTTACCCGCCCCCCTTCGTTCCCAAAAGTTTGTTGCGAGTAAAGTGCTATTCCTGGGGCTCAAAAAGGGGGAAGAGGCAATAGCGGCAAGTTTCTTTTCCATTCACgagctgaaaatgaaaaattcgCCTGAGAGTCGTAGGCGCCGAACAGCGCTCGGAATACCACATCGACCGCGGGGCGCCGAAGGGACGGAAGTCATCCTCTGACATCTGTCCGGAGGCTGGAAGGCAACCGCCAAGAAACGCTCCTGGAAGCGTTAAAACCAATACTGTCGGGTGCTGGCGCGGGTTTTTCTTGCACTCATGATTAGAGGAACAAAATCCCATGatgcaagtgatttttttttcccctttaaagtcCCAAATGGAACGGATCGTGGGAATTAACATTATTTGGGGGCTCCTTAACGGCCTCATCCGATTGATACACAAACGAATTGCAGGTAAAAAGCCGCCTTTATTGTCTCTCTTTGGTTGTGTTCCCCCGAACTTTACTTTTGGAATCTGGGGCTTTGCTCCTTAAGCCGCTGCCATTCTGTTTTGTGCAAACTAATTGCTTTAGTTGTCCTTCTATCCTTGTCGACCCCCGGGTCAGAGCAAGAAACTGAACTGTTTCCCAAGATCCTTCGTGGAGTTCTTgctaccccctcacccccaagcGACTTTATTCATGATACCGTGTCCTCGCCCATTTAACTGACCGGCAAGATAACGATATGAAAATGCTCTCTTTTCCATATTAACTAAAACGAGATTTCCTTAGTGAATAGCAGTTTTGTCTTGGATGTTGACGAGAGGCCGCTGCCCGGGGTGAGAAACTTGGTGGCTGAGGTCCGTTTGAAGCGTCATTGTGTGCTGGATTTCTCCCAGGGACGTTTAGCTCCGCCAGCTTCTGCTCCCAGGAATGAGGGTCTAAATCCATTTCCAGTTTGCCAAAGAGGCTTCCCCAAACTCCTTCGCTCCCTCCCCCCATAACTTACTGACTTACAATATTAATTACAATAGAAACTCTTACCTGAAAATTTCCTTTCATTAATCTGATTGTACAACATAGTATAAACACAAACACCAGAAGTGTTATATTTATTCAGATCACTGGAGAAGCCGCTTTCGTGTTGGTCTGTTCAAAGGCTTTCCTTTGCCACAAAGGCTCTGGCTCGCCAGGTCTGCCCAGCCTCAGGGCGCCTTCTCCCTAGCCGGCTGTCCTGGGCCGGGAGTGCCTGCACGCATCCGGCTCCGCCGCTCGCCGTGTCCCCTACGAGTGCACCAGCACCGAGTGCAGGGAGCTGCCCTTGCTCTCGGCCGCACTCGGGGCGGTGGGCTCCAGCAGCGAGGCGGCCGGCGAGGCCGCAGCCGCAGGGCACACGGTGGACGGCGCCGGCGGCTGCTGCGCGGCCGCGGGGACAGTGAGGGTCGGAGGCAGCGCGGCCACTGGCGGCAGCGAGGGGGTGGGCTTGATGGGCACCGGCACCGCAGGCAGGCTCTGGCTTGCCGAGTGGCACAGGGCCTTGACCGGCACGCCGAAAGCCCCGTACTCCGGGCCCACAGGGACCCCCGCCGCCGCGGCGGCCGCGGCAGCCGCGGCCACCGAATCCATAACGCCCACGTGCGGCCACACGGAGCTGACCACGTTGCCAAGCTGACCCGGCACGGGGTAACCCAGGTGGTGCATGACGGACGCCAAGGGCAGCCCGCCGGCCTGAAGCACGCCCTTGTAGTCTCGGCTGATGATGTTCTCTATGGCGAACGGATGCTTGAAGCCCGACGTGGACGCGGCGgctgcggcagcggcggcggccgCGGAGCCCAACCCGTAGGGTGGGAAGTGCGACAGGCGCCCCACGCTGCCCAcggctgccgccgccgccgccgcagccgccgccgccaccgctgccGCCTCCTGCATCTTGCCCGGGTGGGACGGCGGCTGAGGCTGCGACTGCTGGGGCGGCTGCTGCGGGGGCTGCGACGAAAGGTGAGGCGGCggctgcggggcggggggcggctgcTGATGGAAATAATGCACCAtgtgcggcggcggcgggggcggcggcggctggggcgggtggtggtggtggtggtggtgcgcggccgcgtggtggtggtggtggtggtggtgcggGTGGTGGGGGTGAAGGTGCCCTCCGGGCCCCGCGCCTGGCGCGCCCTTGGTGCTTCCCGCGTGCAGGTGAGTGTGTTCCGCGCGCAGCACCTTGAAGCGCTTTCGGCGCCGCAGGAAGCTGCCGTTCTCGAACATGTCGCCGCAGTCGGGATGCAGCGCCCAGAAGCTGCCCTTGCCGGGCTGGTCCGGCCGCCGCGGGATCTTGATGAAGCAGTCGTTGAAGGAGAGGTTGTGGCGCAGGCTGTTCTGCCAACGCTGCGTGTGCTCGCGGTAGTAGGGGAAGCGCTCCATGATGAACTTGTAGATGTCGCTCAGCGGCAGCATCTTCTCGGCCGAGTGCTGGATGGCCATGGCGGTCAGCGAGATGTACGAGTAGGGCGGCTTTTGGTCGCTGTACGAGCTCTTCCCCGGCCGCGGCATCGCCCCCGCCGCCTCTACTGCCCTGCGGCCCCCACTGGACGGCAGTGTCGCTCCGCACCGGGTTGCCGGGGCCTGGCGGTCTGCACTAAGCCCCACTccgcccgcccggccccgccACCCCGCCCTCTCTGTCCCCAGACCCTCTCGCCGTCTCTCTCCGGCCTTCTACCAGCTGCTCCGGGGGCTCCGCGCCTGCTGTCCTCTCGGGCCAGCTCAGCTCTCCGCAGCTCGCAACTTCTGGCCCGACGGTGGCCGACCCGCGCAGAGAGTGGCGGGTCGGGCGCGCCAGCTTCCCCGCCACACCCTCCGGGCGGCTTCCCCCAGGTGGTCAGAGGCCGGGTGCTGGAGCGGGCGGTGGAGACGTCGGCAGGGCCGCGTTCCCTTCTCggcctcctcttttctttttctcggTCCGAGGGAAGCTCAGGCCCAGAGGGCTGGGAAGGACGGCACAGGCGGGACTCTGGCCCTTTAAATCCGAGTTGGCGCTCGTGCTCCAGGGGGCCGGGGAGGCGAGACTTGCTGAGCCGGGAGGCTGCCTCCGGTTCGGGGTACCCAGCCAGGAGTTGGGGTTTTCCTGGAGGGGAGCGGCGAGGTAAGGAGAAGGGAGCTCAGCTCCTGGCAGCCCGTTTCTCCCAGGTCTCTGGCCGCTCGCAGCGGAGCCGGGGAGAGAGCTGTAGGCGGTCGCTGGTGGCGGGGAAAAAGTTTGGTTTCTGCAGCAGCGGCGCGGCGGGGACGCTGGACGCGGGGGCACGCTGCGGGCCCGAGGGGGCGGCTGCGAAGGCCGGGAGGATGCGCGGCTGGTCTGGGCCCGCTCCGCTGTACGCGCAGCAGCTGCCGCCGCTCTCCGGGGCCCGTCTCGAGCTggagaggcggcggcggcggcggctgtggCAGCGACGCGCTCTCCTGGCTGCGTTTTGTAATGGTCCCCGAGACGCCGGAGACCCCCGCAGCTCGCGCTTCGAGACTATCACATGACCGAGGCTGAGGgactccgccgccgccgccgcgtcTCTCGCAGAAGAAGGGGCACGAAGGCGCGGCGCCGCGCCTCGCCCCCGCCCGCTCCTCCACCACACTTTGGACGCCCGCACTCCCAACACTCACCGCCCGtcgggaggggcggggagagcagGCTGTTGTTCGCTGGGAGGGGCGCAGCGCCGGGTGCGGTCCCCGCTGCTGCACCCCACCCGGGTCGCTACGCCTGGCAGAGGGGGGACAGGACGCcgctttctttctcctctcctg
Above is a window of Meles meles chromosome 11, mMelMel3.1 paternal haplotype, whole genome shotgun sequence DNA encoding:
- the FOXB2 gene encoding forkhead box protein B2, encoding MPRPGKSSYSDQKPPYSYISLTAMAIQHSAEKMLPLSDIYKFIMERFPYYREHTQRWQNSLRHNLSFNDCFIKIPRRPDQPGKGSFWALHPDCGDMFENGSFLRRRKRFKVLRAEHTHLHAGSTKGAPGAGPGGHLHPHHPHHHHHHHHAAAHHHHHHHPPQPPPPPPPPHMVHYFHQQPPPAPQPPPHLSSQPPQQPPQQSQPQPPSHPGKMQEAAAVAAAAAAAAAAAVGSVGRLSHFPPYGLGSAAAAAAAAAASTSGFKHPFAIENIISRDYKGVLQAGGLPLASVMHHLGYPVPGQLGNVVSSVWPHVGVMDSVAAAAAAAAAAGVPVGPEYGAFGVPVKALCHSASQSLPAVPVPIKPTPSLPPVAALPPTLTVPAAAQQPPAPSTVCPAAAASPAASLLEPTAPSAAESKGSSLHSVLVHS